One Glycine max cultivar Williams 82 chromosome 6, Glycine_max_v4.0, whole genome shotgun sequence DNA segment encodes these proteins:
- the LOC100795373 gene encoding beta-glucuronosyltransferase GlcAT14A, whose product MGSFNIEKKWQFPLIMISIVFLFFLATCFNMGLVSTIHSFNSILFFLPSRLAENQSAPVFVETKISATAPAPAAPAIPRFAYLISGSKNDLEKLWRTLLALYHPLNHYIVHLDLESPLEMRLELASRIEKQPVFSEVGNVFMIPKANMVTYRGPTMIAHTLHACAILLKRTKDWDWFINLSASDYPLVTQDDLLYTFSEVDRSLNFIEHTSRLGWKLEKRAMPLIIDPGLYRTNKSDVFWVGPKRTLPTAFKLFTGSAWMVLSHSFVEYVVWGWDNLPRTLLMYYTNFISSPEGYFQTVACNEPELAKTVVNSDLHYISWDNPPKQHPHVLNINDTTKMIASNAAFARKFKHNDPVLDVIDKKLLHRENEQLFTPGGWCSGNPRCSKVGNIHRITPSPGSKRLRLLVTRLTWMAKFGQKQCI is encoded by the exons ATGGGGTCCTTCAACATTGAGAAGAAATGGCAATTTCCTCTCATTATGATCTCAATTGTGTTCTTATTCTTTCTTGCCACATGCTTCAACATGGGGCTTGTCTCTACAATTCACAGCTTCAATTCAATACTATTCTTTCTCCCATCACGCCTAGCCGAAAACCAATCTGCTCCAGTTTTTGTGGAGACAAAGATTTCTGCTACTGCTCCAGCTCCTGCTGCTCCTGCAATTCCTCGATTTGCTTATTTGATTTCCGGCTCAAAAAACGATTTGGAGAAGCTTTGGAGGACTCTTCTTGCCCTTTACCATCCACTGAACCATTATATTGTTCATTTGGACCTTGAGTCACCACTAGAGATGAGGTTGGAGCTAGCTTCTAGAATTGAGAAACAGCCTGTCTTCTCTGAGGTCGGAAATGTTTTCATGATTCCAAAAGCTAACATGGTCACTTACAGAGGACCAACCATGATTGCTCACACTCTTCATGCTTGTGCCATTCTGCTCAAAAGAACTAAAGACTGGGATTGGTTTATTAACCTTAGTGCTTCAGATTATCCCCTTGTGACTCAGGATG ATCTTCTCTATACTTTTTCTGAGGTTGACAGAAGCCTTAACTTCATTGAGCACACAAGTCGTTTGGGATGGAAGCT GGAAAAACGAGCAATGCCTTTAATTATAGACCCAGGTCTTTACAGGACAAACAAGTCTGATGTTTTTTGGGTTGGTCCTAAGAGAACTTTGCCAACAGCATTTAAACTATTTACTG GTTCAGCATGGATGGTTTTATCGCACTCCTTTGTAGAATATGTTGTGTGGGGTTGGGACAATCTCCCAAGGACCCTTCTTATGTACTACACTAATTTCATCTCCTCCCCTGAGGGCTACTTTCAAACAGTTGCATGCAATGAGCCAGAACTAGCCAAAACTGTTGTAAACAGTGACTTGCATTATATTTCATGGGACAACCCTCCAAAACAGCACCCTCATGTCCTTAACATCAATGACACAACCAAGATGATTGCAAGCAACGCCGCGTTTGCTCGGAAATTCAAGCACAATGATCCAGTCTTGGATGTGATTGATAAAAAACTACTACATAGGGAAAATGAACAACTATTCACACCAGGTGGTTGGTGTTCTGGCAATCCAAGATGTTCTAAGGTTGGGAACATTCACAGGATTACACCTAGTCCAGGATCTAAAAGGCTTCGTTTACTGGTGACTAGGCTAACTTGGATGGCTAAATTTGGTCAGAAACAATGTATATAG